One window from the genome of Streptococcus parasanguinis encodes:
- the trmFO gene encoding methylenetetrahydrofolate--tRNA-(uracil(54)-C(5))-methyltransferase (FADH(2)-oxidizing) TrmFO, whose amino-acid sequence MSQSYINVIGAGLAGSEAAYQIAQQGIPVKLYEMRGVKSTPQHKTDNFAELVCSNSLRGDSLTNAVGLLKEEMRRLGSVILEAAEATRVPAGGALAVDREGFASRVTEKVSQHPLIEVIRDEITELPTDAITVVATGPLTSDALAEKIHALNGGDGFYFYDAAAPIIDVNTVDMNKVYLKSRYDKGEAAYLNCPMTKQEFMDFHEALVNAEEAPLNSFEKEKYFEGCMPIEVMAKRGIKTMLYGPMKPVGLEYPDDYKGPRDGEFKTPYAVVQLRQDNVAASLYNIVGFQTHLKWGEQKRVFQMIPGLENAEFVRYGVMHRNSYMDSPNLLEQTYRSKKQANLFFAGQMTGVEGYVESAASGLVAGINAARLFKGEEAAIFPETTSIGSLAHYITHADSKHFQPMNVNFGIIKELEGPRIRDKKERYEKIAERSLQDLAQFMEK is encoded by the coding sequence ATGTCTCAATCTTATATCAATGTGATCGGTGCGGGCCTTGCTGGCTCGGAAGCAGCTTACCAGATTGCCCAACAGGGAATTCCGGTCAAGCTTTATGAAATGCGTGGCGTCAAATCAACTCCGCAACACAAAACAGACAACTTTGCGGAGCTAGTTTGTTCCAACTCTCTTCGTGGGGATTCTCTCACCAATGCTGTCGGGCTCCTCAAAGAAGAAATGCGTCGTCTGGGTTCTGTCATCCTTGAAGCAGCGGAAGCGACTCGTGTACCAGCCGGTGGAGCACTTGCTGTGGACCGAGAAGGTTTTGCTAGTCGAGTGACGGAGAAGGTGTCCCAACACCCTCTCATTGAAGTGATTCGCGATGAAATTACGGAATTGCCGACAGATGCCATCACAGTGGTCGCAACAGGGCCTCTAACCAGCGATGCCTTGGCAGAAAAGATCCATGCCCTTAATGGTGGCGACGGTTTCTATTTCTATGATGCAGCAGCTCCAATTATCGATGTCAATACCGTCGATATGAACAAGGTTTACCTTAAGTCTCGTTATGACAAGGGAGAAGCGGCTTATCTCAACTGTCCCATGACCAAACAAGAGTTTATGGACTTCCATGAGGCTTTAGTAAATGCAGAAGAAGCCCCGCTCAACTCTTTTGAAAAAGAAAAGTATTTCGAAGGTTGTATGCCAATTGAAGTCATGGCCAAACGAGGCATCAAAACCATGCTCTATGGGCCTATGAAGCCAGTTGGACTCGAGTATCCAGATGATTACAAAGGTCCACGTGATGGGGAGTTTAAAACCCCTTATGCGGTAGTTCAGTTGCGCCAAGACAATGTGGCTGCCAGCCTCTACAATATCGTTGGCTTTCAAACTCACCTTAAATGGGGCGAACAAAAACGGGTCTTCCAAATGATTCCAGGTTTGGAAAATGCGGAATTTGTGAGATACGGTGTCATGCACCGCAATTCCTACATGGATTCTCCAAATCTGCTTGAACAAACCTACCGTTCTAAGAAACAAGCGAACCTCTTCTTTGCAGGCCAAATGACAGGGGTAGAAGGCTATGTTGAATCAGCTGCCTCAGGTTTGGTAGCTGGAATCAATGCAGCTCGCCTTTTCAAAGGAGAAGAAGCAGCGATTTTCCCTGAAACGACATCTATCGGAAGCCTGGCTCACTATATCACCCATGCTGACAGCAAGCATTTCCAACCCATGAATGTCAACTTCGGGATTATCAAGGAGCTAGAAGGCCCACGTATTCGGGATAAAAAGGAACGTTATGAGAAAATTGCCGAACGTTCTTTACAAGATTTGGCTCAGTTTATGGAAAAATAA
- a CDS encoding alpha/beta hydrolase translates to MNKSYFYLDMKTHELKVPYTGKLRRVRVLLPKNYETDTDRRYPVVYFHDGQNVLYSKEAYAGHSWKVIPAIKRNPDISRMIVVAIDNDGFQRMNEYSAWKYKESNIPGMQFGGKGVEYGEFVMEVVKPFIDQEYRTLADREHTAMIGSSLGGNITQFLGLEYQDQIGCLGVFSSANWLHQDAFNHYIERKKLYADQRIYIYVGTEEADDTDKTLMAGNIKQAYIDSSLRYYHDVIQQGVALENIAIRIQSGAIHHEEAWAEHLPECLRFLAENWD, encoded by the coding sequence ATGAACAAATCCTATTTTTATTTAGATATGAAGACACACGAGTTGAAAGTGCCTTATACCGGAAAACTCCGTCGTGTGCGAGTCTTATTACCTAAGAATTATGAAACGGATACAGATAGACGTTACCCTGTGGTTTATTTCCACGATGGGCAAAACGTTTTGTACAGCAAGGAAGCTTATGCGGGTCATTCCTGGAAGGTGATTCCAGCCATTAAGCGGAATCCCGATATTAGTCGCATGATTGTTGTTGCGATCGATAATGATGGTTTCCAACGCATGAATGAATACTCTGCCTGGAAGTACAAGGAATCCAATATTCCTGGCATGCAATTTGGTGGCAAGGGAGTTGAGTACGGCGAATTTGTCATGGAGGTGGTGAAACCTTTTATCGACCAAGAATACCGGACTCTTGCTGATCGAGAACATACGGCCATGATTGGATCTTCCTTGGGTGGGAATATTACCCAATTCTTGGGCTTAGAGTACCAAGATCAAATTGGTTGTTTAGGGGTCTTTTCATCTGCTAACTGGCTACACCAAGATGCCTTCAATCATTATATCGAACGCAAAAAATTATATGCAGATCAACGGATCTACATCTATGTAGGGACTGAAGAGGCGGATGATACAGATAAAACGCTGATGGCGGGAAATATCAAGCAAGCCTATATTGATTCATCCCTTCGTTATTATCACGACGTTATCCAACAAGGAGTTGCTTTAGAAAATATTGCCATTCGGATTCAATCTGGAGCTATTCACCACGAAGAAGCTTGGGCTGAACATTTACCAGAATGCCTTCGTTTTTTGGCAGAAAATTGGGATTAA
- a CDS encoding alpha-ketoacid dehydrogenase subunit beta, whose protein sequence is METKLMSFRDTIILAMSEEMRRDENVLLMGEDVGVFGGDFGTSVGMLEEFGPERVRDCPISEAAISGTAAGAAMTGLRPIVDMTFMDFSVIAMDAIVNQAAKTRYMFGGKGQVPMTVRCAAGNGVGSAAQHSQSLESWFTHIPGLKVVAPGTPADMKGLLKSSIRDNNPVIILEYKSEFNQKGEVPVDPDYTIPLGVGEIKREGTDVTVVTYGKMLRRVMQAAEELAEEGISVEVVDPRTLVPLDKEIIINSVKKTGKVVLVNDAHKTSGYIGEISAIISESEAFDYLDAPIRRCAGEDVPMPYAQNLENAMIPTVESIKDAIRKTYNKE, encoded by the coding sequence ATGGAAACAAAATTAATGTCTTTCCGCGATACCATTATCCTTGCTATGTCTGAGGAAATGCGTCGCGACGAAAATGTATTGTTGATGGGGGAAGATGTCGGAGTGTTCGGTGGAGACTTCGGAACTTCCGTAGGAATGCTAGAGGAATTCGGTCCAGAACGTGTTCGTGATTGTCCGATTTCTGAGGCTGCTATCTCAGGTACAGCAGCTGGAGCAGCCATGACCGGACTTCGTCCAATCGTTGATATGACCTTCATGGATTTCTCGGTGATTGCCATGGATGCTATCGTCAACCAAGCTGCTAAGACTCGCTACATGTTTGGTGGAAAAGGGCAGGTGCCGATGACTGTCCGTTGTGCAGCTGGTAACGGAGTTGGATCTGCAGCTCAACACTCCCAATCTTTGGAATCATGGTTTACCCATATTCCTGGTTTAAAAGTTGTTGCTCCAGGAACTCCAGCTGATATGAAAGGACTTCTCAAGTCTTCTATCCGTGACAACAACCCAGTGATCATTCTTGAATATAAATCAGAATTCAACCAAAAGGGTGAAGTGCCTGTAGATCCTGATTATACCATTCCACTTGGTGTCGGCGAAATCAAACGTGAAGGAACGGATGTCACTGTTGTAACCTACGGAAAAATGCTTCGTCGCGTGATGCAAGCAGCTGAAGAATTGGCTGAAGAAGGCATTTCAGTAGAAGTAGTAGACCCACGAACTTTGGTTCCGCTTGATAAAGAAATCATCATTAACTCTGTCAAGAAAACAGGAAAAGTAGTCCTTGTCAATGACGCCCACAAAACAAGTGGTTATATCGGTGAAATCTCAGCTATTATTTCTGAATCAGAAGCATTTGATTATTTGGATGCACCTATCCGTCGTTGTGCGGGGGAAGATGTACCAATGCCTTACGCGCAAAACCTTGAAAATGCAATGATTCCAACAGTTGAAAGCATCAAAGATGCTATTCGTAAAACGTACAATAAAGAATAA
- a CDS encoding dihydrolipoamide acetyltransferase, translating into MADDKLRATPAARKLADDLGINLYDVSGSGANGRVHKEDVETYKDTNVVRISPLAKRIALEHNIAWQEIQGTGHRGKIMKKDVLAFLPENIENETIKSPAEIEKVEEAPDNMTPYGEIERIPMTPMRKVIAQRMVESYLTAPTFTLNYDIDMSQMLALRKKVLDPIMEATGKKVTVTDLLSLAVVKTLMKHPYINASLTEDGKTIITHNYVNLAMAVGMDNGLMTPVVYNAEKMTLSELVVAFKDVIGRTLDGKLAPSELQNSTFTISNLGMFGVQSFGPIINQPNSAILGVSATVEKPVVVNGEIVIRPIMSLGLTIDHRVVDGMAGAKFMKDLKALIEDPISMLV; encoded by the coding sequence ATGGCTGATGATAAGCTAAGAGCGACTCCTGCGGCTAGAAAATTAGCGGATGATCTTGGGATCAACCTCTATGATGTTTCTGGTTCAGGCGCAAACGGTCGTGTCCACAAAGAAGACGTGGAAACCTATAAAGACACAAATGTGGTTCGCATTTCACCACTTGCAAAACGAATTGCTTTAGAACACAATATTGCTTGGCAAGAGATTCAAGGAACTGGTCATCGTGGTAAGATCATGAAGAAGGACGTCCTTGCTTTCCTTCCTGAAAATATTGAGAATGAGACCATTAAGTCACCTGCTGAAATCGAGAAGGTGGAGGAAGCTCCAGATAATATGACACCTTATGGTGAGATCGAGCGGATTCCGATGACACCAATGCGGAAGGTGATCGCTCAACGGATGGTGGAATCTTACTTGACAGCACCAACCTTTACTTTGAACTATGACATTGATATGTCTCAAATGTTGGCCCTTCGTAAGAAGGTTTTGGATCCAATCATGGAAGCAACTGGCAAGAAAGTCACTGTAACAGATTTGCTTTCTCTAGCAGTTGTTAAGACCTTGATGAAGCACCCATACATCAATGCATCATTGACAGAAGATGGCAAAACCATCATCACTCATAACTATGTCAACTTAGCGATGGCGGTTGGGATGGACAATGGCTTGATGACTCCAGTTGTCTACAATGCTGAAAAGATGACCTTGTCAGAGTTGGTGGTAGCCTTCAAGGACGTTATCGGACGTACCTTGGATGGTAAGCTTGCTCCAAGTGAATTGCAAAACTCAACCTTTACCATCAGTAACTTAGGGATGTTTGGTGTTCAATCATTTGGACCGATTATCAACCAACCAAACTCTGCCATCCTTGGAGTTAGTGCAACGGTTGAAAAACCAGTTGTTGTGAATGGTGAAATTGTCATTCGTCCAATCATGAGCTTGGGCTTGACCATTGACCACCGCGTTGTCGATGGAATGGCTGGTGCCAAATTCATGAAAGACTTGAAAGCCTTGATTGAAGACCCGATTTCAATGTTGGTCTAA
- the lpdA gene encoding dihydrolipoyl dehydrogenase — MALEVIMPKAGVDMTEGQIVQWNKKVGEFVKEGEILLEIMTDKVSMELEAEEDGYLIAILKGDGETVPVTEVIGYLGEEGENIPTAGAAAPEASPAPAATSASNDDNKSDDAYDIVVIGGGPAGYVSAIKAAQLGGKVALVEKSELGGTCLNRGCIPTKTYLHNAEIIENIGHAANRGIIIDNPSFTVDMDKVLETKNKVVNTLVGGVAGLLRSYGVDVHKGIGTITKDKNVLVNGSELLETKKIILAGGSKVSKINVPGMESSLVMTSDDILDMNEVPESLVIIGGGVVGIELGQAFMTFGSKVTVIEMMDRIVPAMDAEVSKNLRLILERKGMTILTDTKLQEIIEEDGKLRIKVEGKDDIITNKALLSIGRVPDLEGIGEVEFELDRGRIKVNEYMETSVPGIYAPGDINGTKMLAHAAFRMGEVAAENALKGNHAVAKLNLTPAAIYTLPEVAAVGLTEEQAREKYDVQIGKFNFAANGRAIASDAAQGFVKVIADKKYGEVLGVHIIGPAAAELINEASTIIEMEITVEEMLKTIHGHPTFSEVMYEAFADVLGMAIHSPKKK; from the coding sequence ATGGCCTTAGAAGTAATTATGCCAAAAGCCGGCGTAGATATGACCGAAGGACAAATCGTTCAGTGGAATAAAAAAGTCGGCGAATTTGTAAAAGAAGGAGAAATTCTCCTTGAAATCATGACAGATAAAGTCAGCATGGAATTGGAAGCTGAAGAAGATGGCTACTTGATTGCTATCTTAAAAGGGGACGGCGAGACTGTTCCTGTAACAGAAGTGATTGGTTACCTTGGTGAAGAAGGGGAGAACATCCCAACTGCTGGAGCAGCAGCACCAGAAGCGAGTCCTGCACCAGCTGCAACAAGTGCTTCAAATGATGACAATAAGAGCGATGATGCTTATGATATCGTAGTGATCGGTGGTGGTCCTGCTGGTTACGTATCTGCTATCAAAGCAGCTCAATTGGGTGGTAAAGTTGCGCTTGTTGAGAAATCTGAACTTGGTGGAACTTGCTTGAACCGCGGATGTATCCCAACTAAGACTTACCTACACAACGCTGAAATCATTGAAAATATCGGTCATGCGGCAAACCGTGGGATCATCATTGACAATCCTAGCTTCACAGTAGATATGGACAAGGTTCTTGAAACTAAGAACAAGGTCGTAAATACTTTGGTTGGTGGTGTTGCAGGACTTCTTCGTAGCTACGGAGTTGATGTTCATAAGGGGATCGGTACCATTACGAAAGATAAGAATGTTTTGGTCAATGGTTCTGAGTTACTTGAAACTAAGAAGATTATCCTCGCTGGTGGTTCAAAAGTCAGCAAGATTAACGTTCCTGGCATGGAATCATCCCTTGTCATGACGAGTGATGACATCTTGGATATGAATGAAGTCCCAGAAAGTCTCGTAATCATTGGTGGTGGGGTTGTCGGTATCGAGCTTGGTCAAGCCTTTATGACCTTTGGTTCAAAAGTAACGGTTATTGAAATGATGGACCGCATTGTTCCAGCTATGGATGCGGAAGTTTCTAAGAACCTTCGTTTGATTCTTGAACGCAAGGGAATGACCATCTTGACTGATACTAAACTGCAAGAAATCATTGAAGAAGATGGCAAACTCCGTATCAAGGTTGAAGGAAAAGACGATATCATTACAAACAAAGCTCTTCTTTCAATCGGTCGTGTTCCAGATCTTGAAGGAATCGGAGAAGTGGAGTTTGAATTGGATCGTGGTCGTATCAAGGTCAATGAATACATGGAAACATCTGTTCCAGGTATCTATGCACCAGGTGATATCAATGGTACGAAGATGTTGGCTCACGCTGCCTTCCGTATGGGTGAAGTAGCGGCCGAAAATGCTCTTAAGGGAAATCATGCTGTTGCCAAATTGAACTTAACTCCTGCAGCTATCTACACACTTCCAGAAGTAGCGGCTGTTGGTTTGACAGAAGAACAAGCTCGTGAGAAATATGATGTCCAAATCGGTAAATTCAACTTTGCGGCTAACGGACGTGCCATTGCATCAGATGCGGCTCAAGGTTTTGTTAAGGTCATTGCAGACAAGAAATATGGTGAAGTTCTTGGGGTTCACATTATTGGTCCAGCAGCTGCTGAATTGATCAACGAAGCTTCTACTATCATTGAGATGGAAATCACTGTAGAAGAAATGCTCAAGACCATTCATGGTCACCCAACCTTCTCAGAAGTAATGTACGAAGCTTTTGCGGATGTACTTGGAATGGCCATCCATTCACCTAAGAAAAAATAA
- a CDS encoding esterase family protein, translated as MNIEHLSHWSGQLNREMYLNRYGHAGIPVVVFASSGGSHNEYYDFGMIDACAQFIEEGRVQFFTLSSVDSESWLCDWKNPHDRAEMHRAYERYVIEEAIPFIKHKTGWFDPMMTTGCSMGAYHALNFFLQHPDVFNKVISLSGVYDARFFVGDFGGDEAIYQNSPSDYIWNQNDGWFIDRYRQAEIVVCTGLGAWEQGGLPSFYKLKEAFDHKNIPAWFAEWGHDVAHDWEWWRKQMPYFLGQMYL; from the coding sequence ATGAATATTGAACATCTAAGCCACTGGAGTGGCCAACTCAACCGTGAAATGTATTTGAACCGCTATGGACACGCAGGTATTCCTGTTGTGGTCTTCGCTTCATCAGGTGGAAGCCATAACGAGTACTATGACTTTGGTATGATTGATGCTTGTGCTCAGTTTATCGAAGAAGGTCGGGTTCAATTCTTCACCCTTTCCAGTGTCGATAGTGAGAGCTGGCTTTGTGATTGGAAAAACCCTCATGATCGAGCTGAAATGCACCGTGCTTACGAGCGCTATGTGATTGAAGAAGCGATTCCTTTTATCAAACACAAAACAGGCTGGTTTGACCCGATGATGACAACTGGTTGCTCTATGGGTGCCTACCATGCCCTCAATTTCTTCTTGCAACATCCAGACGTCTTCAACAAAGTGATTTCCTTGAGTGGTGTCTATGACGCTCGTTTCTTTGTTGGTGATTTTGGAGGCGATGAAGCCATTTACCAAAACTCTCCATCTGATTATATCTGGAACCAAAATGATGGCTGGTTTATCGATCGTTACCGTCAGGCCGAAATCGTTGTTTGTACTGGTTTAGGAGCTTGGGAACAAGGCGGGCTTCCATCTTTCTACAAACTAAAAGAAGCCTTTGATCACAAAAACATTCCCGCTTGGTTCGCTGAATGGGGACATGATGTCGCCCACGATTGGGAATGGTGGCGCAAACAAATGCCCTATTTCCTAGGACAAATGTATCTATAA
- a CDS encoding DUF3307 domain-containing protein, whose amino-acid sequence MSGLSSIVTNPYLILLLICHLLSDYYFQSQKMADRKDQDKKVLGLHILYVALPLIVVSLCHLDLWWICLVILLSHAAIDFLKPIVQKQLKLSTAWIFALDQVLHIGILTCLVLMGAKNGTTYLPLDILNLIFYVLLVGKPSNIAFKILFAKYQPTSKKKMDTITGAGSMIGFLERLVIGACLVYGQFASIGLVFTAKSIARYNKISENPAFAEYYLIGSLFSILSALLAAWLCL is encoded by the coding sequence ATGAGCGGATTGTCTAGTATCGTAACGAATCCATACTTGATCCTCTTGTTAATTTGTCATTTGTTATCGGATTATTATTTTCAAAGCCAAAAGATGGCAGATCGCAAGGATCAGGATAAGAAAGTGCTCGGGCTTCACATTCTATATGTTGCTCTGCCTCTGATCGTTGTTTCTCTCTGTCATCTAGACTTGTGGTGGATTTGCTTGGTCATTTTACTGAGCCATGCCGCAATAGATTTCTTAAAACCGATCGTTCAGAAGCAATTGAAATTATCAACCGCCTGGATTTTTGCATTGGATCAAGTCTTGCATATTGGTATCCTAACTTGTCTGGTCCTTATGGGAGCGAAGAATGGCACGACCTATCTACCCTTGGACATTTTAAATCTAATCTTTTATGTCCTCCTAGTTGGGAAACCAAGCAATATTGCCTTTAAAATTCTGTTTGCCAAGTATCAACCCACCAGCAAGAAGAAAATGGATACGATCACTGGGGCTGGTTCCATGATTGGCTTTTTAGAGCGTTTGGTGATCGGTGCCTGTCTCGTCTATGGGCAATTTGCTTCGATAGGTCTGGTTTTTACCGCAAAATCCATCGCCCGCTATAATAAAATTTCGGAAAATCCAGCCTTTGCGGAGTATTACTTGATCGGCTCTTTATTTAGTATCCTATCTGCTCTCCTAGCAGCCTGGTTGTGTTTATAA
- a CDS encoding thiamine pyrophosphate-dependent dehydrogenase E1 component subunit alpha — MATLDKSLLLEMFRKMEEIRRMDLKIAQLVKKGKVPGMTHFSVGEEAANVGAMLALNDDDLLTSNHRGHGQAIAKGIDLNGMMAEILGKYTGTCKGKGGSMHIADLDAGNLGANGIVGGGMGIAVGAALTQQMKKTGKIVVCFFGDGATNEGVFHEAVNMASIWNLPVIFYCINNGYGISADIKKMTNIQHIHERSAAYGIPGMFIPDGNNVIDVYEGFQKAVEHVRSGKGPVLIESVTYRWLGHSSSDPGKYRTREEVEEWKKKDPIENLRKYLLENEIASAEELDKIQEEVKEAVEASVKFAEESPFPPLESAFEDIYAD; from the coding sequence ATGGCAACATTAGATAAAAGTCTCTTATTGGAAATGTTCCGTAAAATGGAAGAAATCCGTCGCATGGACTTAAAAATTGCACAGTTAGTAAAAAAAGGGAAAGTGCCAGGAATGACGCACTTTTCTGTTGGGGAAGAAGCGGCTAACGTTGGAGCGATGTTGGCTTTAAACGACGATGATTTGCTGACATCTAACCACCGTGGACACGGACAAGCCATTGCTAAAGGAATCGATTTAAATGGCATGATGGCTGAAATCCTTGGTAAGTATACGGGTACTTGTAAAGGGAAGGGTGGCTCCATGCATATCGCTGACCTCGATGCTGGTAACCTTGGTGCTAACGGGATCGTTGGTGGTGGTATGGGAATTGCAGTAGGTGCTGCCCTTACTCAACAAATGAAAAAGACTGGTAAGATTGTCGTCTGCTTCTTTGGCGATGGTGCAACCAATGAAGGTGTCTTCCACGAAGCGGTGAATATGGCTTCTATTTGGAATCTTCCAGTAATTTTCTACTGTATCAATAACGGTTATGGAATCTCTGCTGACATCAAGAAAATGACCAATATCCAGCATATCCACGAACGTAGTGCTGCTTACGGCATTCCTGGAATGTTTATTCCTGATGGAAATAACGTTATCGATGTCTATGAAGGATTCCAAAAAGCTGTTGAACACGTCCGCTCTGGTAAAGGACCTGTCTTGATTGAAAGTGTCACCTATCGTTGGCTTGGTCACTCTTCATCTGACCCTGGTAAATACCGGACCCGTGAAGAAGTCGAAGAGTGGAAGAAAAAAGATCCGATTGAAAACCTTCGCAAGTATCTCCTTGAAAATGAAATTGCGAGTGCAGAAGAATTGGATAAGATTCAAGAAGAAGTGAAAGAAGCAGTTGAAGCTTCAGTGAAATTTGCGGAAGAAAGCCCATTCCCTCCACTCGAATCAGCTTTCGAAGATATTTACGCAGACTAA
- a CDS encoding ATP-grasp domain-containing protein, producing MNYLVISPYYPQNFQQFTIELANKGITVLGIGQEPYEQLDEPLRNSLTEYFRVENLENLDEVKRAVAFLFYKHGPIDRIESHNEYWLELDAALREQFNVFGAKPKDLKKTKFKSEMKKLFKKAGVPVVPGAVVKTEKDIDKAVKKIGLPLIAKPDNGVGAAATFKIETPEDVDHFKAEWDGNTEYFFEKFVTSSEICTFDGLVDRDGNIVFSTTFDYAYTPLDLMLYKMDNSYYVLKEMDPKLRQYGEAIVKAFGMKERFFHIEFFRDGDEYIAIEYNNRPAGGFTIDVYNYAHSIDLYRGYAAIVAGEPFPASEFEPLYCLATSRRANAAYALSEEEVLAKYHDQFRVKKDMPAAFAELQGDYLYMLTTPSREVLEQMIHDFGQRQS from the coding sequence ATGAATTATCTTGTTATTTCACCTTATTATCCACAAAATTTCCAACAATTTACCATTGAACTAGCTAACAAGGGAATCACAGTCTTGGGAATTGGTCAAGAGCCGTACGAACAGTTAGATGAGCCTTTGCGCAATAGTTTGACAGAGTATTTCCGAGTTGAAAATTTGGAAAATCTGGACGAAGTGAAGCGTGCGGTAGCCTTTCTCTTTTACAAACATGGTCCAATCGATCGTATCGAATCCCACAATGAGTATTGGTTGGAATTGGATGCAGCGCTTCGTGAGCAATTCAATGTCTTCGGGGCTAAGCCAAAAGATTTGAAGAAAACCAAGTTCAAATCCGAAATGAAGAAACTCTTCAAGAAGGCTGGAGTCCCAGTCGTTCCGGGTGCTGTGGTTAAAACAGAAAAAGACATTGATAAGGCCGTGAAGAAGATTGGGTTACCATTGATTGCTAAGCCTGACAATGGGGTAGGAGCAGCAGCAACCTTCAAGATCGAAACGCCAGAAGATGTGGACCATTTCAAGGCAGAATGGGATGGCAATACTGAGTATTTCTTTGAGAAATTCGTCACTTCTAGTGAGATTTGTACCTTTGATGGTCTAGTGGATCGTGACGGCAACATTGTTTTTTCAACTACATTTGACTATGCTTATACGCCACTCGATTTGATGCTCTACAAGATGGACAACTCTTATTATGTTCTTAAAGAGATGGATCCAAAATTGCGTCAATACGGGGAAGCGATTGTCAAAGCCTTTGGTATGAAGGAACGTTTCTTCCACATTGAGTTCTTCCGCGATGGGGATGAATATATTGCGATCGAGTACAATAATCGCCCTGCAGGTGGCTTTACCATCGACGTCTACAACTACGCTCACTCGATTGATTTGTACCGTGGCTATGCTGCCATCGTAGCAGGGGAACCCTTCCCGGCTTCTGAGTTTGAACCCCTTTATTGCTTGGCAACTTCTCGTCGTGCCAATGCAGCCTATGCTCTGTCAGAAGAAGAAGTTTTGGCTAAATACCATGATCAATTCCGTGTCAAGAAAGATATGCCTGCAGCCTTTGCGGAACTTCAAGGTGATTACCTTTACATGTTAACAACGCCTAGTCGTGAAGTATTAGAACAAATGATTCATGACTTTGGTCAACGCCAATCATAA